The Candidatus Omnitrophota bacterium genomic sequence GTTCAGCGTCCCGCGAGCATCAAACAATACCTCTTCAAGCATCATTGCCGCTGTCTGAACCGTAAGCATCCTGAAGTGATGATTGCCCATTATCTCGTTTATTTTATCGCTGAATGTATCAAGATAGAACGGATGCCCATCGGCGAATGCTATGAGGAAGTCAAGAAGCTCGTCCGTAACCTTGACCGTAGGCAGTTTTTTCTGAAGGAATGCCCTGCTCGTTTCGCAGTCAAACCCGCTCAGAGTGATCTTTTCAAAGTTGCCAAAAAGCAGCGAAAGCTTCTCTGAAAGTATATGTTTTATGGCATTTACCTCGGAACTCGCGACAATATACATCGTATCCTTCTGCGTCATTATCTTTTTTCCGAAACATTTGAACGGGTCCCTTATCCCGAGCTTTGCGAGATTATGAAATTCGTCAAGTATGACGACGCAAGGTTTTTTACTTTCTTTTTTTAAAATGGAACTTAAGTTTAGCAATTCTGAGTAGGAATCGTTATTCTCGCCTTTTTCTATCTGGCGAAGTATGCTCTTTATGCTTCCTACTGTTTCCGGTATGCAGTCTTCGCAGGCTCCCAGTAGGTAGTCAAGGTCGTCTCTGGCGTCCTGTCGGTTGTATTTTAGGAAATTATATAAAAGCGTCCCTATGAATTTGGTGGCGAATTGCTTGAAAGGCTCTTCCGTGACTTCGATGTAGATCGGTAGTATGTCACTGCCCTTTACAGTCAGTAAGAAGTGGTTGAGAAGCGATGATTTGCCGGTAAGCCTGTGCCCGGTAATGGCGACATTTTGCCTATAGCCGCCCTTAAG encodes the following:
- a CDS encoding ATP-binding protein, which gives rise to MLIDPVVGEKFFGRNEILTLLGKRVDALKGGYRQNVAITGHRLTGKSSLLNHFLLTVKGSDILPIYIEVTEEPFKQFATKFIGTLLYNFLKYNRQDARDDLDYLLGACEDCIPETVGSIKSILRQIEKGENNDSYSELLNLSSILKKESKKPCVVILDEFHNLAKLGIRDPFKCFGKKIMTQKDTMYIVASSEVNAIKHILSEKLSLLFGNFEKITLSGFDCETSRAFLQKKLPTVKVTDELLDFLIAFADGHPFYLDTFSDKINEIMGNHHFRMLTVQTAAMMLEEVLFDARGTLN